A genome region from Rubinisphaera margarita includes the following:
- a CDS encoding TraR/DksA family transcriptional regulator: MEADELSEIESALKKFHEGEYGVCEVSGRPIPIARLEAMPLTRYSVEAQRAMEEQGSNW; encoded by the coding sequence ATGGAAGCAGACGAACTCTCCGAGATCGAATCGGCTCTGAAGAAGTTCCACGAAGGAGAGTATGGTGTCTGTGAAGTCTCTGGACGTCCGATTCCGATCGCTCGTCTCGAAGCGATGCCGCTGACACGCTATTCCGTTGAAGCCCAGCGCGCCATGGAAGAGCAGGGCTCGAACTGGTAA